The following are encoded together in the Kribbella sp. CA-293567 genome:
- a CDS encoding YciI family protein yields the protein MKYMLLMHSNKQGWEDMPNTWSHEDLKVMVEYMHDLNRKLSDAGELVEARGLTGPDQMKTYQAQDGGEPIITDGPFSETKEVLAGYWVVDVASEERVLEIAHHISVTPGPGGRPVYQAVEIHPEGVAPA from the coding sequence ATGAAGTACATGCTGCTGATGCACTCGAACAAGCAGGGCTGGGAAGACATGCCGAACACCTGGTCGCACGAGGACCTCAAGGTGATGGTCGAGTACATGCACGATCTCAACCGGAAGCTGAGCGACGCCGGGGAGCTGGTCGAGGCCCGCGGGCTGACCGGTCCCGACCAGATGAAGACCTACCAGGCGCAGGACGGTGGTGAGCCGATCATCACCGACGGGCCCTTCAGCGAGACGAAGGAGGTGCTGGCCGGCTACTGGGTGGTCGATGTCGCCTCCGAGGAGCGGGTGCTGGAGATCGCTCACCACATCTCTGTCACTCCCGGTCCCGGCGGTCGCCCCGTCTACCAGGCCGTGGAGATCCACCCCGAGGGCGTCGCTCCGGCGTGA
- a CDS encoding SGNH/GDSL hydrolase family protein has product MITPGSRYVALGSSFAAGPGIKPIVDKAAGRSASNYPHLVAEALGLELTDVTYSGATTATILRDRQDDAPPQLDAVGPETALVTITAGGNDLEYIGTFVRGSLMNTLAKPAGLLGKRVANRVRARVSYLKDPAQYDAVAASLTEIVLAVRERAPQSRILLVDYLTVAGPATRARLDVPLNEEQLPSVVMMADGLAKAFATAAERTGAGLVTASAASLDHAVGSPEPWVTGFRLRGGAPYHPTAAGMAAVAELIVAELRPVS; this is encoded by the coding sequence GTGATCACCCCCGGCAGCCGCTATGTCGCATTGGGCAGTTCGTTCGCCGCCGGCCCCGGCATCAAACCGATCGTCGACAAAGCCGCCGGCCGGTCGGCATCCAACTACCCCCATCTCGTCGCCGAGGCGCTCGGCCTCGAGCTCACCGACGTCACGTACTCCGGTGCGACCACCGCCACCATCCTGCGCGACCGGCAGGACGATGCGCCGCCGCAGCTCGACGCCGTCGGTCCGGAGACCGCTCTCGTCACGATCACCGCCGGCGGCAACGACCTCGAGTACATCGGCACCTTCGTCCGGGGCAGCCTGATGAACACGCTCGCCAAACCCGCCGGCCTGCTCGGCAAGCGCGTCGCGAACCGGGTCCGCGCGCGGGTCAGCTACCTCAAGGACCCGGCGCAGTACGACGCCGTCGCGGCCTCACTCACCGAGATCGTGCTGGCGGTCAGAGAGCGCGCTCCGCAGAGCCGGATCCTGCTCGTCGACTACCTGACGGTGGCCGGCCCGGCGACTCGCGCGCGTCTCGACGTCCCGCTGAACGAGGAACAACTGCCGAGCGTGGTGATGATGGCCGACGGGTTGGCGAAGGCGTTCGCGACCGCCGCCGAGAGAACCGGTGCCGGACTGGTCACCGCGTCGGCCGCGAGCCTGGATCATGCCGTCGGTTCCCCCGAGCCGTGGGTGACTGGCTTCCGCCTCCGCGGCGGCGCTCCCTACCACCCGACGGCGGCCGGGATGGCCGCCGTCGCCGAGCTGATCGTCGCCGAACTTCGCCCCGTCAGCTGA
- a CDS encoding sacsin N-terminal ATP-binding-like domain-containing protein, translating into MIDEFGIAGIRERVLAAWAAAPVRFREDANAEEDLALGGYLDRVVVELAQNAADAAARAGVPGRVQFSLRGGTLVVSNTGAPLTAEGVESLATLRASAKRDDSESAVGRFGVGFSAVLAVTDEPVILSRSGGVRFSRADSAAAVAAVQSPSLDTEVRRRDGQVPVLRLPFEAEGEPPEGYDTAVILPLRDEAAAELVRRLLAAADDALLLALPGLERIEIDLDGSVRELADVESRWFVQRASGVLDESDRERLLADRPTEERARPYWSVLWALPRSAAQTQQAESLPTLGAEPFEAGATLTPAANLVETGSASVPGAALPGVVHAPTPTDEPLSLPALLLATFPLDPSRRHVAAGPLTDRLVQEAAAAYAELLRARAEDGAKVLSLVPTGLAAGALDRALRDAILAALPGTPILRAVEDGAPLRPRDAVVVEGSDAAFDTVLAPIVNGLVGSPRQDRTALDALGVRRLDLAELVDQLGSVAAAESPAWWQGVYGALSAMVTDPLLRESLGTLPVPLADGRLVRGVRGLLLPSSELPAGVLATFGEYGVRVVHPEAVHSSLERLGALPLSARALLEDSAVRSAVEHSAEADDPDVIADAVLTVVAADVSQAEGLWWLSDLVLRDADGELVPANALVIAGSDAAAVLDEEEVAPIDHAVVERYGLPAVEAVGVLNSLGTVSASDVTLDELPEALKDLDGIEDWADDVAPDGSRFGVTVGELIAVRDLDWIVDDAWPRVLELFGTSPELRRALVETVRVIGPDDRPHGATSYSAWWIRERVLLADGEPLAGRADPEAYPILADFLDAAPDWTARLDPEVRTAVGLVRVVSDLDAAGVELLLDRLADPERAVEESALLRLWSHLGVHSAYPGDTPDDVRVLDGSGVTTVMSAGESVVADAPMWLQRTDLGGFVVASGAAADGLSDLLDVPMAGEVADGNIDSEGSEAEVPELVRELVPEAPTTWWEHEELTVDGVEVSWWVDENRQPHAATFDGLAKALAWSSGRWDQRHVIRAVLSEPDRATELRIDATFD; encoded by the coding sequence GTGATCGACGAGTTTGGGATTGCCGGGATTCGGGAGCGGGTGCTGGCTGCCTGGGCGGCGGCGCCGGTTCGGTTCAGGGAGGACGCCAACGCCGAGGAGGATCTCGCGCTCGGTGGCTATCTGGATCGAGTGGTGGTCGAGCTCGCTCAGAACGCGGCGGACGCGGCGGCCCGGGCCGGTGTGCCGGGGCGGGTGCAGTTCTCGTTGCGCGGTGGAACGCTGGTGGTCTCCAACACCGGTGCGCCGCTGACCGCTGAGGGCGTCGAGTCGCTGGCGACGCTACGCGCATCGGCCAAGCGGGACGACTCGGAGAGCGCTGTCGGGCGGTTCGGCGTCGGCTTCTCAGCGGTGCTGGCGGTGACCGACGAGCCGGTGATCCTGTCGCGCTCTGGTGGCGTCCGGTTCTCCCGGGCCGACAGTGCGGCAGCCGTCGCCGCTGTGCAGTCACCGAGTCTGGACACCGAGGTACGTCGACGCGACGGCCAGGTCCCCGTACTGCGGCTGCCGTTCGAGGCTGAGGGCGAGCCGCCAGAGGGTTACGACACCGCGGTGATCCTGCCGCTCCGCGATGAAGCCGCAGCCGAGCTGGTACGCCGTTTGCTGGCGGCAGCCGACGACGCGTTGCTGCTCGCGCTCCCTGGTCTCGAGCGGATCGAGATCGACCTCGACGGGTCGGTGCGCGAGCTGGCCGACGTCGAGTCGCGCTGGTTCGTGCAACGCGCGTCCGGCGTACTCGACGAGAGCGACAGAGAGCGCTTACTCGCCGACCGGCCGACCGAGGAACGCGCCCGCCCATACTGGTCGGTCCTCTGGGCGTTGCCCCGCAGCGCTGCCCAGACGCAGCAAGCCGAGTCCCTGCCGACACTGGGCGCCGAGCCGTTCGAGGCAGGCGCAACGCTGACGCCGGCCGCCAACTTGGTCGAGACAGGCTCGGCGTCGGTGCCGGGTGCTGCGTTGCCTGGGGTGGTTCATGCGCCGACGCCTACTGACGAGCCGCTGTCGTTGCCTGCGTTGCTGTTGGCAACCTTTCCGCTCGACCCGTCGCGGCGGCATGTTGCTGCGGGGCCATTGACCGATCGCCTTGTGCAGGAGGCGGCTGCGGCTTACGCGGAGTTGCTTCGCGCTCGCGCTGAGGACGGCGCCAAGGTGCTGTCGCTGGTACCGACCGGGCTTGCGGCGGGTGCGTTGGATCGCGCTCTCCGAGATGCGATCCTCGCCGCGTTACCAGGTACGCCGATCTTGCGTGCGGTCGAGGATGGCGCGCCGCTGCGGCCGCGGGACGCCGTGGTGGTCGAGGGCTCGGATGCCGCGTTCGACACGGTGCTCGCGCCGATCGTCAACGGACTGGTCGGTTCACCGCGGCAGGACCGGACAGCGCTCGACGCTCTGGGAGTCCGTCGTCTCGATCTCGCGGAGCTGGTCGATCAGCTCGGTTCAGTGGCCGCGGCGGAGTCGCCTGCCTGGTGGCAAGGAGTGTATGGAGCGCTCTCTGCCATGGTCACGGATCCGTTGCTCCGTGAGTCTCTGGGCACGCTTCCCGTCCCGCTGGCCGACGGGCGGTTGGTCCGCGGAGTACGCGGTCTCCTGCTGCCGAGTAGCGAACTGCCGGCCGGCGTCCTGGCAACCTTCGGCGAGTACGGCGTACGCGTCGTGCATCCGGAGGCCGTTCACTCATCGCTCGAACGTCTTGGGGCGCTACCGCTGTCCGCCCGGGCTCTGCTGGAAGACAGCGCGGTGCGATCGGCGGTCGAACACTCCGCCGAGGCGGACGATCCCGATGTCATCGCGGACGCGGTACTGACCGTGGTCGCCGCGGACGTTTCGCAGGCAGAGGGTCTGTGGTGGCTGTCCGACCTGGTACTGCGGGATGCCGACGGCGAACTCGTTCCGGCCAACGCCCTGGTGATCGCCGGGTCGGATGCTGCTGCGGTGCTCGACGAGGAGGAAGTAGCGCCGATCGACCACGCGGTCGTGGAGCGCTACGGTCTGCCCGCGGTCGAGGCAGTTGGCGTGCTGAACTCGCTGGGCACGGTCTCGGCTTCGGATGTGACGCTCGACGAGTTGCCGGAGGCGTTGAAGGATCTCGACGGCATCGAGGACTGGGCCGACGACGTCGCGCCCGACGGTTCGCGGTTCGGGGTGACGGTCGGAGAACTGATCGCGGTGCGCGATCTCGACTGGATCGTGGACGATGCCTGGCCGCGGGTGCTCGAGCTGTTCGGGACCTCGCCGGAACTGCGGCGGGCGCTGGTCGAGACGGTCCGCGTGATCGGACCCGACGACCGTCCGCACGGCGCGACGTCGTACTCGGCGTGGTGGATCAGAGAGCGCGTTCTGCTGGCGGACGGCGAGCCGCTGGCCGGCCGGGCCGACCCGGAGGCGTACCCGATTCTGGCGGACTTCCTCGATGCTGCCCCGGACTGGACTGCGCGGCTGGATCCTGAGGTGCGGACCGCGGTGGGGCTGGTGCGGGTCGTCAGTGATCTGGACGCGGCTGGTGTGGAGCTGTTGTTGGACCGGCTGGCTGATCCAGAGCGGGCGGTCGAGGAGAGCGCGCTCTTGCGGTTGTGGAGTCACTTGGGGGTGCACTCGGCTTATCCGGGCGACACGCCGGACGACGTACGGGTGCTGGACGGTAGTGGCGTCACCACCGTGATGAGTGCGGGGGAGTCCGTGGTCGCGGACGCGCCGATGTGGTTGCAGCGAACGGATCTCGGCGGTTTCGTCGTGGCCTCCGGTGCTGCCGCGGACGGGTTGAGCGATCTGCTCGACGTGCCGATGGCCGGAGAAGTTGCTGATGGCAACATCGACAGCGAGGGGAGCGAGGCCGAGGTGCCGGAGCTGGTACGGGAGCTGGTGCCTGAGGCTCCCACCACCTGGTGGGAGCACGAGGAGCTGACCGTGGACGGTGTCGAGGTGTCGTGGTGGGTGGACGAGAACCGGCAACCCCACGCGGCCACCTTTGACGGCCTCGCGAAAGCGCTCGCTTGGTCGTCGGGGCGCTGGGATCAGCGCCATGTGATTCGAGCCGTTCTGAGCGAGCCGGACAGGGCCACAGAACTACGAATCGACGCTACGTTCGACTGA